A stretch of Henckelia pumila isolate YLH828 chromosome 4, ASM3356847v2, whole genome shotgun sequence DNA encodes these proteins:
- the LOC140859781 gene encoding uncharacterized protein isoform X2, translated as MGKNYTLNPNDYKLLEEVGYGASATVYRAIYVPSKEVVAVKCLDLDRCNINLDDIHREAQTMSLIDHPNVIRAFCSFVVDRNLWVVMPFMSEGSCLHLMKIAYPDGFEESAIGAILKETLKALDYLHSHGHIHRDVKAGNILMDGDGEVKLADFGVSVCMFDRGDRQRSRNTFVGTPCWMAPEVLQPGTGYDFKADIWSFGITALELAHGHAPFSKYPPMKVLLMTIQNAPPGLDYDRDKRFSKSFKEMVAMCLVKDQTKRPTAEKLLKHSFFKNAKPPELSVKKLFANLPPLWKRMKELQLKDAAQLALKKMPSAEQEALSQSEYKRGVSAWNFDIDDLKLQASLMQEDDIQEIKEEEENLKFCMNPKDTSNSAMKPIATSQINGRGKTNCDDVSVVESETKKGTVFESDFVESENDGITGVKKCRSTAEMPHSMLEKDALQAKSRIQSGRSRECQSGPLMPGAVLSSLSERARNLERSEIQNQLVRKTPSFSGPLNLPNRASANSLSAPIKSSGDSSEDKSKNNLVQIKGRFSVTSENVDLVKDIPLYTSSQRNSQGSPLRKSASVGNWIFESKQMPNNQVHKELANSNLPASILLPHLQNLFQQTSIQQDLIMNLLSSLQPPEVADAPQNGKLPPLPRGSETNGSAESAISERERILLMKISELQLRMISLTDELTAERVKCTQLQQQLNAVSAREEDVYGREGTS; from the exons ATGGGGAAGAATTACACGTTGAATCCGAATGATTACAAGCTTCTGGAGGAGGTCGGATATGGTGCCAGCGCGACTGTTTACAGAGCGATCTATGTGCCTTCTAAGGAAGTCGTGGCTGTAAAGTGTTTGGATCTCGATCGATGCAATATCAATCTg GATGATATTCACAGGGAAGCTCAAACAATGAGTTTAATTGATCATCCTAACGTCATAAGAGCCTTTTGTTCATTTGTTGTTGACCGCAACCTTTGGGTGGTCATGCCTTTTATGTCTGAGGGTTCTTGCCTACATCTAATGAAGATAGCTTATCCAGATGGGTTTGAAGAGTCTGCAATCGGGGCCATATTGAAAGAAACTCTGAAGGCTTTGGATTACCTTCATAGTCATGGCCATATCCATCGTGATGTTAAG GCAGGAAACATATTAATGGATGGTGATGGTGAGGTAAAGCTAGCTGACTTTGGTGTATCAGTTTGCATGTTTGACAGAGGTGATAGACAACGGTCAAGGAATACCTTTGTGGGAACTCCGTGCTG GATGGCACCAGAAGTGTTGCAGCCTGGAACTGGATATGATTTCAA GGCTGACATATGGTCATTTGGAATAACTGCACTGGAGCTGGCTCATGGTCATGCGCCATTTTCAAAATATCCTCCAATGAAG GTTCTGCTGATGACCATACAAAATGCCCCACCTGGACTTGACTATGACCGTGATAAAAGATTTTCCAAG TCTTTTAAAGAAATGGTTGCCATGTGCTTGGTGAAAGATCAAACAAAGAGGCCAACTGCAGAAAAATTACTAAAACATTCCTTTTTCAAGAATGCCAAGCCTCCAGAGCTTTctgtaaaaaaattatttgcaaACTTGCCCCCTCTGTGGAAGCGTATGAAAGAACTTCAG CTCAAGGACGCTGCTCAGcttgctttaaaaaaaatgccTTCAGCAGAACAAGAGGCTTTATCGCAG AGTGAGTACAAGCGAGGTGTAAGTGCCTGGAATTTCGATATAGATGATTTGAAGCTCCAAGCATCTTTG ATGCAAGAGGATGACATACAAGAAAtcaaggaagaagaagaaaacttgAAGTTTTGTATGAATCCCAAG GATACATCTAATTCTGCCATGAAACCAATAGCTACAAGCCAGATCAATGGCAG GGGAAAAACAAATTGTGATGATGTGTCTGTGGTTGAAAGTGAGACCAAGAAAGGAACAGTATTCGAGAGTGATTTTGTAGAATCTGAAAATGATGGAATTACTGGAGTAAAAAAATGCAGATCAACGGCGGAGATGCCACATTCAATGCTAGAGAAAGATGCATTGCAAGCCAAGTCTAGAATTCAGAGTGGCAGATCTCGTGAATGCCAAAGTGGGCCACTCATGCCTGGTGCAGTGCTAAGTTCGCTGTCAGAAAGAGCACGCAACTTGGAGAG GTCTGAGATTCAAAACCAGCTAGTACGAAAAACTCCGAGCTTTAGCGGTCCTCTAAATCTTCCTAATCGGGCTTCAGCAAATAGTTTATCAGCTCCAATAAAATCTTCAGGAG ATTCCTCCGAGGACAAGTCAAAGAATAATTTGGTACAAATAAAAGGGAGGTTTTCTGTAACATCAGAAAATGTTGATCTTGTAAAG GACATTCCATTATATACATCTTCCCAGAGAAATTCCCAG GGATCCCCACTTAGGAAGTCCGCGAGCGTTGGAAACTGGATATTTGAGTCTAAGCAAATG CCTAACAATCAGGTACACAAGGAACTTGCCAACAGTAACCTACCAGCCTCAATTCTCTTGCCTCACCTTCAGAATCTTTTCCAGCAAACATCAATTCAACAA GATCTCATAATGAATCTATTGAGTAGCTTGCAACCCCCAGAGGTAGCAGATG CTCCTCAAAATGGGAAATTGCCTCCATTGCCTCGTGGTTCAGAGACTAACGGAAGC GCTGAATCTGCTATTTCTGAAAGGGAACGCATTCTCCTTATGAAGATCTCTGAACTTCAATTGAG GATGATTAGCTTGACTGATGAATTAACTGCAGAAAGAGTGAAGTGTACTCAA TTGCAACAACAATTAAATGCTGTGTCTGCTCGTGAAGAGGATGTATATGGAAGGGAAGGAACTTCTTGA
- the LOC140859781 gene encoding uncharacterized protein isoform X1, which translates to MGKNYTLNPNDYKLLEEVGYGASATVYRAIYVPSKEVVAVKCLDLDRCNINLDDIHREAQTMSLIDHPNVIRAFCSFVVDRNLWVVMPFMSEGSCLHLMKIAYPDGFEESAIGAILKETLKALDYLHSHGHIHRDVKAGNILMDGDGEVKLADFGVSVCMFDRGDRQRSRNTFVGTPCWMAPEVLQPGTGYDFKADIWSFGITALELAHGHAPFSKYPPMKVLLMTIQNAPPGLDYDRDKRFSKSFKEMVAMCLVKDQTKRPTAEKLLKHSFFKNAKPPELSVKKLFANLPPLWKRMKELQLKDAAQLALKKMPSAEQEALSQSEYKRGVSAWNFDIDDLKLQASLMQEDDIQEIKEEEENLKFCMNPKDTSNSAMKPIATSQINGRGKTNCDDVSVVESETKKGTVFESDFVESENDGITGVKKCRSTAEMPHSMLEKDALQAKSRIQSGRSRECQSGPLMPGAVLSSLSERARNLERSEIQNQLVRKTPSFSGPLNLPNRASANSLSAPIKSSGGFTDSSEDKSKNNLVQIKGRFSVTSENVDLVKDIPLYTSSQRNSQGSPLRKSASVGNWIFESKQMPNNQVHKELANSNLPASILLPHLQNLFQQTSIQQDLIMNLLSSLQPPEVADAPQNGKLPPLPRGSETNGSAESAISERERILLMKISELQLRMISLTDELTAERVKCTQLQQQLNAVSAREEDVYGREGTS; encoded by the exons ATGGGGAAGAATTACACGTTGAATCCGAATGATTACAAGCTTCTGGAGGAGGTCGGATATGGTGCCAGCGCGACTGTTTACAGAGCGATCTATGTGCCTTCTAAGGAAGTCGTGGCTGTAAAGTGTTTGGATCTCGATCGATGCAATATCAATCTg GATGATATTCACAGGGAAGCTCAAACAATGAGTTTAATTGATCATCCTAACGTCATAAGAGCCTTTTGTTCATTTGTTGTTGACCGCAACCTTTGGGTGGTCATGCCTTTTATGTCTGAGGGTTCTTGCCTACATCTAATGAAGATAGCTTATCCAGATGGGTTTGAAGAGTCTGCAATCGGGGCCATATTGAAAGAAACTCTGAAGGCTTTGGATTACCTTCATAGTCATGGCCATATCCATCGTGATGTTAAG GCAGGAAACATATTAATGGATGGTGATGGTGAGGTAAAGCTAGCTGACTTTGGTGTATCAGTTTGCATGTTTGACAGAGGTGATAGACAACGGTCAAGGAATACCTTTGTGGGAACTCCGTGCTG GATGGCACCAGAAGTGTTGCAGCCTGGAACTGGATATGATTTCAA GGCTGACATATGGTCATTTGGAATAACTGCACTGGAGCTGGCTCATGGTCATGCGCCATTTTCAAAATATCCTCCAATGAAG GTTCTGCTGATGACCATACAAAATGCCCCACCTGGACTTGACTATGACCGTGATAAAAGATTTTCCAAG TCTTTTAAAGAAATGGTTGCCATGTGCTTGGTGAAAGATCAAACAAAGAGGCCAACTGCAGAAAAATTACTAAAACATTCCTTTTTCAAGAATGCCAAGCCTCCAGAGCTTTctgtaaaaaaattatttgcaaACTTGCCCCCTCTGTGGAAGCGTATGAAAGAACTTCAG CTCAAGGACGCTGCTCAGcttgctttaaaaaaaatgccTTCAGCAGAACAAGAGGCTTTATCGCAG AGTGAGTACAAGCGAGGTGTAAGTGCCTGGAATTTCGATATAGATGATTTGAAGCTCCAAGCATCTTTG ATGCAAGAGGATGACATACAAGAAAtcaaggaagaagaagaaaacttgAAGTTTTGTATGAATCCCAAG GATACATCTAATTCTGCCATGAAACCAATAGCTACAAGCCAGATCAATGGCAG GGGAAAAACAAATTGTGATGATGTGTCTGTGGTTGAAAGTGAGACCAAGAAAGGAACAGTATTCGAGAGTGATTTTGTAGAATCTGAAAATGATGGAATTACTGGAGTAAAAAAATGCAGATCAACGGCGGAGATGCCACATTCAATGCTAGAGAAAGATGCATTGCAAGCCAAGTCTAGAATTCAGAGTGGCAGATCTCGTGAATGCCAAAGTGGGCCACTCATGCCTGGTGCAGTGCTAAGTTCGCTGTCAGAAAGAGCACGCAACTTGGAGAG GTCTGAGATTCAAAACCAGCTAGTACGAAAAACTCCGAGCTTTAGCGGTCCTCTAAATCTTCCTAATCGGGCTTCAGCAAATAGTTTATCAGCTCCAATAAAATCTTCAGGAG GGTTTACAGATTCCTCCGAGGACAAGTCAAAGAATAATTTGGTACAAATAAAAGGGAGGTTTTCTGTAACATCAGAAAATGTTGATCTTGTAAAG GACATTCCATTATATACATCTTCCCAGAGAAATTCCCAG GGATCCCCACTTAGGAAGTCCGCGAGCGTTGGAAACTGGATATTTGAGTCTAAGCAAATG CCTAACAATCAGGTACACAAGGAACTTGCCAACAGTAACCTACCAGCCTCAATTCTCTTGCCTCACCTTCAGAATCTTTTCCAGCAAACATCAATTCAACAA GATCTCATAATGAATCTATTGAGTAGCTTGCAACCCCCAGAGGTAGCAGATG CTCCTCAAAATGGGAAATTGCCTCCATTGCCTCGTGGTTCAGAGACTAACGGAAGC GCTGAATCTGCTATTTCTGAAAGGGAACGCATTCTCCTTATGAAGATCTCTGAACTTCAATTGAG GATGATTAGCTTGACTGATGAATTAACTGCAGAAAGAGTGAAGTGTACTCAA TTGCAACAACAATTAAATGCTGTGTCTGCTCGTGAAGAGGATGTATATGGAAGGGAAGGAACTTCTTGA
- the LOC140859781 gene encoding uncharacterized protein isoform X3: MQYQSDGFEESAIGAILKETLKALDYLHSHGHIHRDVKAGNILMDGDGEVKLADFGVSVCMFDRGDRQRSRNTFVGTPCWMAPEVLQPGTGYDFKADIWSFGITALELAHGHAPFSKYPPMKVLLMTIQNAPPGLDYDRDKRFSKSFKEMVAMCLVKDQTKRPTAEKLLKHSFFKNAKPPELSVKKLFANLPPLWKRMKELQLKDAAQLALKKMPSAEQEALSQSEYKRGVSAWNFDIDDLKLQASLMQEDDIQEIKEEEENLKFCMNPKDTSNSAMKPIATSQINGRGKTNCDDVSVVESETKKGTVFESDFVESENDGITGVKKCRSTAEMPHSMLEKDALQAKSRIQSGRSRECQSGPLMPGAVLSSLSERARNLERSEIQNQLVRKTPSFSGPLNLPNRASANSLSAPIKSSGGFTDSSEDKSKNNLVQIKGRFSVTSENVDLVKDIPLYTSSQRNSQGSPLRKSASVGNWIFESKQMPNNQVHKELANSNLPASILLPHLQNLFQQTSIQQDLIMNLLSSLQPPEVADAPQNGKLPPLPRGSETNGSAESAISERERILLMKISELQLRMISLTDELTAERVKCTQLQQQLNAVSAREEDVYGREGTS; encoded by the exons ATGCAATATCAATCTg ATGGGTTTGAAGAGTCTGCAATCGGGGCCATATTGAAAGAAACTCTGAAGGCTTTGGATTACCTTCATAGTCATGGCCATATCCATCGTGATGTTAAG GCAGGAAACATATTAATGGATGGTGATGGTGAGGTAAAGCTAGCTGACTTTGGTGTATCAGTTTGCATGTTTGACAGAGGTGATAGACAACGGTCAAGGAATACCTTTGTGGGAACTCCGTGCTG GATGGCACCAGAAGTGTTGCAGCCTGGAACTGGATATGATTTCAA GGCTGACATATGGTCATTTGGAATAACTGCACTGGAGCTGGCTCATGGTCATGCGCCATTTTCAAAATATCCTCCAATGAAG GTTCTGCTGATGACCATACAAAATGCCCCACCTGGACTTGACTATGACCGTGATAAAAGATTTTCCAAG TCTTTTAAAGAAATGGTTGCCATGTGCTTGGTGAAAGATCAAACAAAGAGGCCAACTGCAGAAAAATTACTAAAACATTCCTTTTTCAAGAATGCCAAGCCTCCAGAGCTTTctgtaaaaaaattatttgcaaACTTGCCCCCTCTGTGGAAGCGTATGAAAGAACTTCAG CTCAAGGACGCTGCTCAGcttgctttaaaaaaaatgccTTCAGCAGAACAAGAGGCTTTATCGCAG AGTGAGTACAAGCGAGGTGTAAGTGCCTGGAATTTCGATATAGATGATTTGAAGCTCCAAGCATCTTTG ATGCAAGAGGATGACATACAAGAAAtcaaggaagaagaagaaaacttgAAGTTTTGTATGAATCCCAAG GATACATCTAATTCTGCCATGAAACCAATAGCTACAAGCCAGATCAATGGCAG GGGAAAAACAAATTGTGATGATGTGTCTGTGGTTGAAAGTGAGACCAAGAAAGGAACAGTATTCGAGAGTGATTTTGTAGAATCTGAAAATGATGGAATTACTGGAGTAAAAAAATGCAGATCAACGGCGGAGATGCCACATTCAATGCTAGAGAAAGATGCATTGCAAGCCAAGTCTAGAATTCAGAGTGGCAGATCTCGTGAATGCCAAAGTGGGCCACTCATGCCTGGTGCAGTGCTAAGTTCGCTGTCAGAAAGAGCACGCAACTTGGAGAG GTCTGAGATTCAAAACCAGCTAGTACGAAAAACTCCGAGCTTTAGCGGTCCTCTAAATCTTCCTAATCGGGCTTCAGCAAATAGTTTATCAGCTCCAATAAAATCTTCAGGAG GGTTTACAGATTCCTCCGAGGACAAGTCAAAGAATAATTTGGTACAAATAAAAGGGAGGTTTTCTGTAACATCAGAAAATGTTGATCTTGTAAAG GACATTCCATTATATACATCTTCCCAGAGAAATTCCCAG GGATCCCCACTTAGGAAGTCCGCGAGCGTTGGAAACTGGATATTTGAGTCTAAGCAAATG CCTAACAATCAGGTACACAAGGAACTTGCCAACAGTAACCTACCAGCCTCAATTCTCTTGCCTCACCTTCAGAATCTTTTCCAGCAAACATCAATTCAACAA GATCTCATAATGAATCTATTGAGTAGCTTGCAACCCCCAGAGGTAGCAGATG CTCCTCAAAATGGGAAATTGCCTCCATTGCCTCGTGGTTCAGAGACTAACGGAAGC GCTGAATCTGCTATTTCTGAAAGGGAACGCATTCTCCTTATGAAGATCTCTGAACTTCAATTGAG GATGATTAGCTTGACTGATGAATTAACTGCAGAAAGAGTGAAGTGTACTCAA TTGCAACAACAATTAAATGCTGTGTCTGCTCGTGAAGAGGATGTATATGGAAGGGAAGGAACTTCTTGA